The Engystomops pustulosus chromosome 9, aEngPut4.maternal, whole genome shotgun sequence genome includes a window with the following:
- the LOC140076544 gene encoding gap junction delta-2 protein-like isoform X1 has product MGEWTILERLLEAAVQQHSTMIGRILLTVVVIFRILIVAIVGETVYEDEQTMFMCNTLQPGCNQACYDRAFPISHIRYWVFQIILVCTPSLCFITYSVHQSAKQRDRRYSFLYPLLEKELPRENRRMKNINGILMQNPDLSSKDEPDCLEVKEIPNTPKKAAKSPKVKRQEGISRFYIIQVFFRNALEIGFLAGQYFLYGFTVPPIFECDRYPCVKEVECYVSRPTEKTVFLVFMFAVSGICVLLNLAELNHLGWRKIKTAMRGVQARRKSVCEVRKKEPSTLAQVPTLGRTQSSESAYV; this is encoded by the coding sequence GATCCTGCTGACTGTAGTCGTCATTTTCCGTATATTAATCGTGGCCATCGTTGGTGAGACGGTCTATGAAGACGAGCAGACAATGTTCATGTGTAACACTCTTCAGCCGGGCTGTAACCAAGCCTGCTACGACCGAGCTTTCCCAATCTCCCACATCCGGTACTGGGTCTTCCAGATTATTCTTGTGTGTACGCCAAGCCTCTGCTTCATTACATACTCTGTCCATCAGTCTGCCAAGCAGAGAGACCGGAGATACTCCTTCCTCTACCCCTTGCTGGAGAAGGAACTTCCACGAGAAAACAGGAGAATGAAAAACATCAACGGGATCTTAATGCAAAACCCAGATCTTTCctccaaggatgaaccagactgcTTGGAAGTAAAAGAGATTCCAAATACACCCAAGAAAGCAGCAAAAAGCCCCAAGGTGAAACGTCAAGAGGGCATCTCCCGCTTCTACATCATTCAGGTCTTTTTTAGGAATGCGTTAGAGATTGGATTCCTCGCGGGACAATACTTCCTTTACGGCTTCACTGTCCCACCCATCTTTGAGTGTGACCGCTACCCTTGCGTAAAGGAGGTAGAGTGTTATGTGTCTCGGCCAACCGAGAAGACAGTCTTCCTGGTCTTCATGTTTGCCGTCAGTGGCATCTGTGTCCTTCTTAACTTAGCCGAGCTAAACCATCTTGGGTGGCGAAAGATCAAAACGGCCATGAGGGGAGTACAGGCtcgcaggaagtcagtgtgtgaggTGCGTAAAAAGGAGCCATCCACCTTGGCTCAAGTGCCAACGTTGGGGAGGACACAGTCCAGTGAGTCAGCTTACGTTTGA
- the LOC140076544 gene encoding gap junction delta-2 protein-like isoform X3 gives MFMCNTLQPGCNQACYDRAFPISHIRYWVFQIILVCTPSLCFITYSVHQSAKQRDRRYSFLYPLLEKELPRENRRMKNINGILMQNPDLSSKDEPDCLEVKEIPNTPKKAAKSPKVKRQEGISRFYIIQVFFRNALEIGFLAGQYFLYGFTVPPIFECDRYPCVKEVECYVSRPTEKTVFLVFMFAVSGICVLLNLAELNHLGWRKIKTAMRGVQARRKSVCEVRKKEPSTLAQVPTLGRTQSSESAYV, from the coding sequence ATGTTCATGTGTAACACTCTTCAGCCGGGCTGTAACCAAGCCTGCTACGACCGAGCTTTCCCAATCTCCCACATCCGGTACTGGGTCTTCCAGATTATTCTTGTGTGTACGCCAAGCCTCTGCTTCATTACATACTCTGTCCATCAGTCTGCCAAGCAGAGAGACCGGAGATACTCCTTCCTCTACCCCTTGCTGGAGAAGGAACTTCCACGAGAAAACAGGAGAATGAAAAACATCAACGGGATCTTAATGCAAAACCCAGATCTTTCctccaaggatgaaccagactgcTTGGAAGTAAAAGAGATTCCAAATACACCCAAGAAAGCAGCAAAAAGCCCCAAGGTGAAACGTCAAGAGGGCATCTCCCGCTTCTACATCATTCAGGTCTTTTTTAGGAATGCGTTAGAGATTGGATTCCTCGCGGGACAATACTTCCTTTACGGCTTCACTGTCCCACCCATCTTTGAGTGTGACCGCTACCCTTGCGTAAAGGAGGTAGAGTGTTATGTGTCTCGGCCAACCGAGAAGACAGTCTTCCTGGTCTTCATGTTTGCCGTCAGTGGCATCTGTGTCCTTCTTAACTTAGCCGAGCTAAACCATCTTGGGTGGCGAAAGATCAAAACGGCCATGAGGGGAGTACAGGCtcgcaggaagtcagtgtgtgaggTGCGTAAAAAGGAGCCATCCACCTTGGCTCAAGTGCCAACGTTGGGGAGGACACAGTCCAGTGAGTCAGCTTACGTTTGA